In Leptolyngbyaceae cyanobacterium, a single window of DNA contains:
- a CDS encoding ATP-binding protein translates to MLFPFQLPLRKEFNQSSLVQLWNANKKRWQPKSLIPSTIAYGIILAVGTTAIGTYGIVRNLILENLKENALLKVEKSASEIDEWLASLQSEVETIANNSAVRSMQWSVAEPFLQIELARLSDYYIFSIIRPDGSYYTTKTGLVKGKNLRDRRHFQEGMSGKTYVSDLLISRATGVRQINVVAPIWSVPAIHKNHITQIYSPISTQSLKALNIRSDPLQKPQTIGVLTGQVPVYHVTKVVTEIYHGKGSYAFVLDSQGVPIAYPDRHILQEAKTLLNHHDRKLAKIYQGMVNHQQNIDRVEIDRQLYYIAYTAIGRANWSIALAIPVENLESKLAPLNILASGIAIILILATAIAIRQLQLLNQTRQKADEEEMINGITARIRESLEIETILQTTVDEVATLLKLDVVSFCWYRPDARKLEIICENRQNKVCENWEISKIKNITDVIDRCHCLEVICINDVKDIIGDNRIYQNNLLPSIQSFLALPVQVQSHSPGYLFAIRSKPWIWSDREKNLLYNVTEQLAIAIEQSRLLTQTSEQVTILSQQATQLKQTLAELQKTQTQLIQSEKMSSLGQLVAGMAHEINNPVSFIYGNLSHANEYTQHLIEVVQLYQKYYPQATPEIKEKIEEVDLDFAIEDLPNLLKSMKSGADRIRQIIISLRNFSRFDEAELKLVNIHEGIDSALMIIQHRLNFQTKGTNGENPLRNVRIQIVKQYGNLPLVYCYAGQLNQVLMNILNNGIDALEELPSQNPTILICTEVVDKERIAIRIKDNGKGMTKEVKQRLFDPFFTTKPVGKGTGLGLSIAYQIVVEKHGGSLHCITEPEQGTEFVIEIPIKQKFTP, encoded by the coding sequence GTGCTTTTCCCATTTCAACTCCCACTGAGAAAGGAGTTCAACCAAAGTAGCCTAGTTCAATTGTGGAACGCCAACAAAAAAAGATGGCAACCTAAAAGCTTGATTCCTTCAACGATCGCTTATGGCATCATTTTAGCTGTGGGTACAACTGCGATCGGCACCTACGGAATCGTTCGCAACTTAATTTTGGAAAATTTAAAGGAAAATGCGTTACTAAAAGTTGAAAAATCAGCTAGCGAAATCGATGAATGGCTAGCTTCTTTGCAATCTGAAGTAGAAACTATTGCTAACAATTCCGCAGTTAGATCGATGCAATGGTCGGTAGCCGAACCATTTTTACAAATAGAACTAGCGCGATTATCGGATTATTACATATTTAGTATAATCCGACCAGACGGTAGTTATTATACAACTAAAACTGGATTAGTCAAAGGAAAAAATTTGCGCGATCGCCGTCACTTTCAAGAAGGTATGTCAGGGAAAACCTACGTTTCCGATTTGTTAATTTCTCGCGCTACAGGAGTAAGACAAATCAACGTTGTTGCGCCAATTTGGTCTGTTCCTGCCATCCATAAAAATCATATTACTCAGATTTATTCTCCCATTTCCACCCAAAGTTTAAAGGCTTTAAATATTCGCTCCGATCCCCTGCAAAAACCGCAAACAATTGGGGTATTGACAGGTCAAGTTCCAGTATACCACGTAACCAAAGTCGTGACAGAAATTTATCATGGCAAAGGTAGTTACGCTTTTGTTCTCGATTCCCAAGGAGTGCCGATCGCATATCCCGATCGACACATATTGCAAGAAGCCAAAACGCTTTTAAATCATCACGATCGAAAATTGGCAAAGATTTATCAAGGAATGGTAAATCATCAACAAAATATCGATCGAGTAGAAATCGATCGCCAATTGTATTACATTGCTTACACCGCCATAGGTCGGGCAAATTGGTCGATCGCCTTAGCGATCCCCGTCGAAAATTTAGAAAGTAAACTAGCACCTCTAAATATATTAGCTTCTGGTATAGCAATCATATTGATTTTAGCAACTGCGATCGCGATTCGCCAATTGCAATTACTAAATCAAACCAGGCAGAAAGCAGATGAAGAAGAAATGATTAATGGAATTACCGCACGCATTCGAGAGTCGCTGGAAATTGAAACAATATTACAGACAACAGTGGATGAAGTTGCTACATTATTAAAGTTGGATGTAGTTAGTTTTTGTTGGTATCGACCAGATGCCAGAAAACTAGAAATAATTTGCGAAAATCGCCAAAATAAAGTATGTGAAAATTGGGAAATCAGTAAAATTAAAAATATTACAGATGTAATCGATCGCTGCCATTGCTTAGAGGTAATATGTATAAACGATGTGAAAGATATTATTGGTGATAATAGGATTTATCAAAATAATTTGCTTCCTTCAATTCAAAGCTTTTTAGCTTTACCAGTGCAGGTGCAAAGTCATTCACCCGGTTATCTTTTTGCTATTCGCAGTAAACCTTGGATTTGGAGCGATCGCGAAAAAAATTTGTTGTATAATGTTACCGAGCAATTAGCGATCGCGATCGAGCAATCCCGCTTGCTAACTCAAACATCAGAACAAGTGACCATCCTCAGCCAACAAGCTACACAACTCAAGCAAACATTAGCAGAACTCCAAAAAACCCAAACGCAATTAATTCAAAGCGAAAAAATGTCCAGCTTAGGTCAACTTGTAGCTGGAATGGCTCACGAAATTAACAACCCCGTCAGTTTTATTTACGGCAATCTCAGCCACGCCAACGAATATACCCAGCACTTGATCGAAGTTGTACAACTATACCAAAAATATTATCCCCAAGCAACACCAGAAATTAAAGAAAAAATAGAAGAAGTAGACCTTGATTTTGCGATCGAAGACTTACCAAATTTGTTAAAATCCATGAAATCTGGGGCCGATCGCATTCGGCAAATTATTATTTCTTTACGTAACTTTTCTCGATTTGATGAAGCAGAATTAAAGTTAGTCAATATCCATGAAGGAATTGATAGCGCGTTGATGATTATCCAGCATCGATTGAACTTTCAAACTAAAGGAACTAATGGGGAAAATCCACTTAGAAATGTCCGTATTCAAATCGTCAAACAATATGGTAACCTACCTTTAGTATATTGCTATGCCGGACAACTCAACCAAGTATTGATGAACATATTGAATAATGGGATTGACGCCTTGGAAGAATTGCCCAGTCAAAACCCTACCATTTTAATTTGCACGGAAGTCGTAGATAAAGAACGTATAGCGATCCGAATTAAAGATAATGGTAAAGGTATGACAAAAGAAGTAAAACAGCGCTTATTCGATCCATTTTTTACTACCAAACCTGTTGGTAAAGGAACTGGATTAGGATTGTCAATCGCATATCAAATTGTCGTGGAAAAACACGGAGGTTCTTTACATTGTATTACCGAACCGGAACAGGGTACGGAATTTGTCATAGAAATACCAATTAAGCAAAAATTTACTCCATAA
- a CDS encoding M28 family peptidase: MPIIKLVTRKALGRLTIFTIIFSFILVFIWLVCIRMPLSSYREELLPLTPGEIQLQAALKQDIQKLSEEIGEHNFSDYKNLLKVVNYLSSSLTSAGWKITHQKYQIAKREYANLIAEMPGESRANEIIIIGAHYDSNLDSPGANDNATGAAAVLALARNFVHKKTARTLRFVEFVNEEPPFFQTADMGSLVYARKCRETGENIVAMLSLETMGYYSDEPGTQKYPFPLNFVYPSSGNFIAFIGNIKSGNLVRNAIASFRRHAQFPSEGAALPAQIPGVGWSDQWSFWQAGYPGIMVTDTAPYRYPYYHTAQDTIDKIDFKRLARVVAGLEKVISDLAIVEID; the protein is encoded by the coding sequence ATGCCAATAATAAAACTAGTTACTCGCAAAGCATTAGGCAGGCTGACGATTTTTACCATCATCTTCAGCTTCATACTTGTTTTTATATGGCTCGTCTGTATCCGAATGCCTCTGAGTAGTTACCGAGAAGAATTACTGCCTCTAACACCCGGAGAAATTCAGCTACAAGCAGCTTTAAAGCAAGATATCCAAAAGTTATCGGAAGAAATCGGAGAGCATAATTTTTCCGATTACAAAAATCTGTTAAAAGTGGTTAATTATTTGTCATCTTCTTTGACTAGTGCGGGATGGAAAATAACCCATCAAAAATATCAAATTGCCAAACGAGAGTACGCTAATTTAATAGCAGAAATGCCGGGTGAAAGTCGCGCTAATGAAATAATAATTATAGGCGCTCACTATGATTCTAACCTCGATAGCCCCGGTGCTAATGATAACGCTACTGGTGCAGCGGCAGTATTGGCATTGGCGAGAAATTTTGTCCATAAAAAAACCGCCAGAACTCTGCGTTTTGTGGAATTTGTAAATGAGGAACCGCCTTTTTTTCAAACTGCCGATATGGGAAGCTTAGTTTATGCTCGAAAATGCCGCGAAACTGGGGAAAATATCGTTGCGATGCTGAGTTTAGAAACGATGGGTTACTATTCGGATGAACCGGGAACGCAGAAATATCCCTTTCCTCTAAATTTTGTTTATCCATCTAGTGGAAATTTTATTGCTTTTATTGGTAATATCAAATCTGGTAATTTAGTGAGAAATGCGATCGCATCCTTCCGCCGCCACGCACAATTCCCTTCCGAAGGTGCAGCACTCCCAGCCCAAATTCCCGGTGTCGGTTGGTCCGATCAATGGTCGTTTTGGCAAGCAGGTTATCCGGGAATCATGGTAACGGACACCGCACCCTATCGATATCCTTACTATCACACTGCTCAGGATACGATCGATAAAATTGACTTCAAGCGACTGGCGCGGGTAGTAGCTGGATTAGAAAAAGTCATTTCCGATTTGGCAATAGTTGAGATTGATTAA
- the gcvT gene encoding glycine cleavage system aminomethyltransferase GcvT: protein MTKSETSLPLLRTPLFEQAVELKARLTPFAGWEMPVQFSGIAQEHQAVRTTAGMFDISHMGKFTLRGKEVVSQLQYLVPSDLSRLQPGQAQYSVLLNKDGGILDDIIFYYQGLDDNGDERAVTIVNAATTSKDKDWLLANIDSNKLIFEDISQANTLIAVQGPQAASYLQQVVKEDLTTIKSFGHLQATVLGQPAFIARTGYTGEDGFEVMVDPEVGVQLWRTLQAAGVVPCGLGARDTLRLEAAMALYGQDIDDRTTPLEAGLGWLVHLDTKGDFIGKEILQQQKQTGVQRRLVGLQMQGRNIARHGYQVLHDGEKVGEVTSGSWSPTLESAIALAYVPTPLAQIGQQLEVEIRGKTYPGVVVKKPFYRSASRT, encoded by the coding sequence ATGACTAAATCCGAAACATCTTTACCTCTGTTACGTACTCCCTTATTCGAGCAAGCAGTAGAATTAAAAGCCAGACTGACTCCCTTTGCTGGATGGGAAATGCCCGTACAATTTTCTGGAATTGCACAAGAACATCAAGCAGTAAGAACCACAGCAGGAATGTTTGATATCTCCCACATGGGCAAATTTACCTTGCGGGGAAAGGAAGTAGTTTCTCAACTTCAGTATTTAGTGCCTTCTGATTTAAGTCGGCTGCAACCCGGTCAAGCTCAGTATAGCGTTTTGCTCAACAAAGACGGCGGTATTTTAGATGATATTATTTTTTATTATCAAGGTTTGGATGATAATGGGGATGAGCGAGCAGTAACGATCGTCAATGCCGCCACGACATCTAAGGATAAAGATTGGTTATTGGCAAATATTGATTCAAATAAACTCATTTTTGAAGATATTTCTCAGGCAAACACTTTAATTGCCGTACAAGGGCCACAGGCTGCGTCGTATTTGCAGCAAGTTGTTAAAGAAGATTTAACGACAATTAAATCTTTCGGTCATTTGCAAGCAACGGTGTTAGGTCAACCAGCTTTTATCGCGCGGACTGGTTACACGGGAGAAGATGGTTTTGAGGTGATGGTAGACCCGGAAGTGGGAGTACAATTGTGGCGCACTTTGCAGGCGGCGGGTGTCGTTCCCTGCGGTTTGGGTGCGAGAGATACCCTGCGATTGGAAGCTGCTATGGCACTTTACGGGCAGGATATTGACGATCGTACTACGCCGCTGGAAGCCGGATTAGGTTGGTTGGTTCACTTGGATACGAAAGGCGATTTTATCGGTAAAGAAATTTTGCAACAACAAAAGCAAACTGGCGTACAGCGTAGGTTAGTTGGTTTGCAAATGCAAGGACGCAATATCGCCCGTCATGGTTATCAGGTGTTGCACGATGGGGAAAAGGTGGGAGAAGTAACGAGTGGTAGTTGGTCGCCTACATTGGAAAGCGCGATCGCATTAGCATATGTTCCCACACCATTAGCTCAAATCGGTCAACAGCTAGAAGTAGAAATTCGCGGTAAAACTTACCCTGGTGTGGTAGTGAAAAAGCCTTTTTACCGTTCGGCTTCTCGGACTTAA
- a CDS encoding 4a-hydroxytetrahydrobiopterin dehydratase, with the protein MEQLAQQKCVACTGDSTQISEPEIAQLKPQIPDWSIVEEEGESRLKRTYKFPNFLTALDFTNQVGDAAEKAGHHPALLTEWGKVTVSWWTHSIGGLHKNDFIMAAKTDRIASQFIEKK; encoded by the coding sequence ATGGAACAACTAGCACAACAGAAATGTGTCGCTTGCACGGGCGATTCAACCCAGATTAGCGAACCGGAAATTGCCCAACTCAAACCGCAAATTCCTGATTGGAGTATTGTCGAAGAGGAAGGAGAATCTCGCCTCAAGCGCACCTACAAATTCCCTAACTTTCTGACAGCTTTAGATTTTACCAATCAAGTCGGTGATGCCGCAGAAAAAGCCGGACATCACCCAGCTTTACTCACAGAATGGGGTAAAGTAACGGTTAGCTGGTGGACGCATTCCATTGGCGGATTGCACAAGAATGATTTCATTATGGCTGCGAAAACCGATCGCATTGCCAGTCAATTTATTGAAAAAAAGTAA